CGAAACCGCTTCGTGATCACCCCGATCACGACCTATCGGAAGACGTTCGGCGGCGAGGAATCGGTCGCGTTCAAGTTCCGCGCGCCCGACCCCGATTCGGTCGAGCGCCTGATCGGCGAGATCCGCTTCGCGATGCGCGTCCGTCACCGCTTGAAACCGGCCGAGACGGACGACTTCGCCGTGCTCACGTCGGAGCGAATCCTCGACCTCTGGGCAAGGATCTCGCACGCGATCTTTCGGGCGCTCGTCGCGCTCGTCTCGATCGCGCTCGTCGTGGGCGGAGTCGTCCTCATGAACGTGATGCTCGTCGCGGTCACCGAAAGGACGCGCGAGATCGGCATCCGAAAGGCGCTCGGCGCCACGCGGCGGAACATCCTCTCGCAGTTCCTCGCGGAATCAGTCACGCTCTCCCTCGTCGGCGGGGCGACCGGAGTTCTTCTCGGCTTCTCCATCGCGGCGCTCGTCTCCGCGCTCACGCCGGTCCCCTACTCGATCAAGGGATGGGCGATCGCAGCGGGGCTCGGCGTCACGTTCGTGATCGGGATCGTCTTCGGCACCTACCCGGCGAACCGGGCGGCCCGGCTCGATCCGGTGGAGGCGCTTCGCCATGAGTGACGCGCGGCCGGAAGGATCCGCGAGGGGTGTTCTCTTCGCCGAGAACGTCCGCCAGGCGTTCCGCACGATCGCAACGCGCCGCCTCCGCTCCGGGCTTCTCATCCTCGGGGTCGCGATCGGGATCGCGGCGATCCTCGCGGTCGTCACGATCCTCGTCGGGCTCGGCAAGCAGATCGAACACGACATGGCGGGCGCGGACCGGCCGTTCCTCATGGTGAGCCGCTTCGATCTCATGAAGG
This is a stretch of genomic DNA from Candidatus Eisenbacteria bacterium. It encodes these proteins:
- a CDS encoding ABC transporter permease, translated to SFASIENLALAAGRSLAPLEVQRGRPVAVIGSEIAESLWPNEDPLGRTFKIAGRHLRVIGVGAPRSSQLGESRNRFVITPITTYRKTFGGEESVAFKFRAPDPDSVERLIGEIRFAMRVRHRLKPAETDDFAVLTSERILDLWARISHAIFRALVALVSIALVVGGVVLMNVMLVAVTERTREIGIRKALGATRRNILSQFLAESVTLSLVGGATGVLLGFSIAALVSALTPVPYSIKGWAIAAGLGVTFVIGIVFGTYPANRAARLDPVEALRHE